In Phyllopteryx taeniolatus isolate TA_2022b chromosome 13, UOR_Ptae_1.2, whole genome shotgun sequence, the following are encoded in one genomic region:
- the fam177a1 gene encoding protein FAM177A1, which translates to MADLLLYLTNVNVSLGRTMEADKRPEGAEDVERVEMGISGDRKGSVKLPRRTIHFASGETMEEYSTDEEEEEPVEEKVVTVDASNLTWGPYLWLHLWRMATSTISVCDYMGEKLASLFGITAPKYQYAIDEYYRIKKEQEEEEEENRLADEAERQFAEQQRSDKKDPAPLTIEQPEALGASFLNASFDHKPEAPLNTPDNRTPCALPT; encoded by the exons ATGGCAGACttgttattgtatttaaccAATGTTAACGTTTCCTTGGGACGAACTATGGAAGCTGATAAG AGGCCAGAAGGGGCGGAAGACGTGGAGAGAGTGGAGATGGGCATCTCAGGGGACAGGAAGGGAAGCGTTAAGCTTCCCCGCAGAACCATCCACTTTGCTAGTGGTGAGACAATGGAGGAGTACAGCACtgatgaagaggaagaagagcccGTGGAGGAAAAAGTGGTTACTGTCGATGCG TCAAATCTGACCTGGGGACCATACTTGTGGTTACACTTGTGGAGAATGGCCACCTCAACTATCTCAG TGTGTGACTACATGGGAGAGAAACTTGCCTCTCTTTTCGGTATTACCGCTCCTAAATACCAGTATGCTATAGACGAGTACTACCGCATAAAGAAAGAG caggaggaagaggaggaggagaaccgTCTGGCTGATGAGGCAGAGCGTCAATTTGCAGAGCAGCAGAGGAGCGACAAGAAGGATCCTGCGCCGCTTACCATTGAGCAGCCTGAAGCATTAGGAGCATCCTTTTTAAATGCTTCCTTTGACCACAAGCCTGAAGCACCTCTCAACACTCCCGACAACAGAACACCTTGTGCTCTCCCCACCTGA
- the ppp2r3c gene encoding serine/threonine-protein phosphatase 2A regulatory subunit B'' subunit gamma isoform X1, translated as MAKENRTDWSDILKRRLANSNRDERSEEEKKCEEMQLFSKYYSEWKGGSDKNKSYKNIPRFYFRLPAEEEVLLQKLREESRAVFLQRKSRELLDHEELQNLWFLLEKQQVPPVNSEEAMISYEAYLQVGDMAGPKCNKFFTARVYAKLLHSDPYGRISIMQFFNYVMRKVWLHQTRIGLSLYDVAGQGYLRESDLENYILELIPTLPQLDGLEKSFYSFYVCTAVRKFFFFLDPLRTGKIKIQDILACSFLDDLLELRDEELSKESQESNWFSAPSALRVYGQYLNLDKDHNGMLSKEELSRYGTATLTSVFLERVFQECLTYDGEMDYKTYLDFVLALENKKEPAALQYIFKLLDMDNQGYLNVFSLNYFFRAIQDKMKVHCQVPVSFQDVKDEIFDMVKPKDPYKITLQDLVNSCQGDTVTSILIDLNGFWTYENREAPVANDSDSTSTANNDDS; from the exons ATGGCGAAAGAAAATCGGACTGATTGGTCAGATATTTTGAAAAGGAGGTTAGCAAACTCAAACAGAG ATGAAAGAAGtgaagaggaaaagaaatgtGAAGAAATGCAGCTGTTTAGCAAATATTATTCCGAATGGAAGGGCGgaagtgacaaaaacaaatcttacaAGAACATTCCTCGATTCTACTTTAGG CTACCAGCGGAGGAAGAAGTTTTACTCCAGAAACTGAGAGAAGAATCTCGAGCGGTCTTCCTCCAGAGGAAGAGCAGAGAGCTATTGGATCATGAGGAACTCCAG AATCTGTGGTTTCTGCTTGAGAAGCAACAGGTGCCTCCAGTGAATAGTGAAGAGGCCATGATCAGCTACGAAGCCTACCTGCAGGTGGGCGACATGGCCGGGCCCAAGTGCAA CAAATTCTTCACAGCGAGAGTATATGCCAAGCTGCTCCACAGCGACCCCTACGGCAGGATCTCTATCATGCAGTTCTTCAATTACGTCATGAGGAAAG TGTGGCTGCATCAGACCCGGATTGGCCTGAGTCTCTATGATGTGGCAGGACAGGGCTACCTCAGAGAGTCT GATCTGGAGAACTATATATTGGAGTTGATCCCAACGCTACCTCAGTTGGATGGACTGGAGAAGTCTTTTTACTCTTTTTATGTCTGCACTGCTGTTcgcaagtttttctttttccttgacCCGCTACGTACTG GAAAGATTAAAATCCAGGACATCTTGGCTTGCAGTTTTCTGGATGATTTATTAGAG TTAAGAGATGAGGAATTGTCTAAAGAGAGTCAGGAGTCCAACTGGTTCTCAGCACCATCAGCTCTCAGAGTCTATG GCCAGTACCTCAACCTGGATAAGGACCACAACGGCATGTTGAGCAAGGAGGAGCTGTCACGCTATGGCACAGCCACCCTCACCTCAGTCTTCCTTGAACGAGTGTTTCAGGAGTGCCTCACTTATGACGGAGAAATG GATTATAAGACTTATTTAGACTTTGTGTTGGCCTTGGAAAACAAGAAAGAGCCAGCAGCACTGCAGTATATTTTTAAGCTTTTAGACATGGACAATCAAGGATACCTCAATGTCTTCTCCCTCAACTATTTCTTCAGG GCCATCCAGGATAAGATGAAAGTGCACTGTCAAGTGCCTGTCTCCTTCCAAGATGTTAAG GATGAGATCTTTGACATGGTGAAGCCTAAAGACCCCTATAAGATCACGCTCCAGGACTTGGTGAACAGTTGCCAGGGTGACACGGTTACCAGCATCCTGATTGACCTCAATGGCTTCTGGACATATGAGAACAGAGAGGCGCCTGTTGCCAATGACAGCGACAGCACCAGCACAGCTAATAATGACGACTCCTAA
- the ppp2r3c gene encoding serine/threonine-protein phosphatase 2A regulatory subunit B'' subunit gamma isoform X2: MAKENRTDWSDILKRRLANSNRDERSEEEKKCEEMQLFSKYYSEWKGGSDKNKSYKNIPRFYFRNLWFLLEKQQVPPVNSEEAMISYEAYLQVGDMAGPKCNKFFTARVYAKLLHSDPYGRISIMQFFNYVMRKVWLHQTRIGLSLYDVAGQGYLRESDLENYILELIPTLPQLDGLEKSFYSFYVCTAVRKFFFFLDPLRTGKIKIQDILACSFLDDLLELRDEELSKESQESNWFSAPSALRVYGQYLNLDKDHNGMLSKEELSRYGTATLTSVFLERVFQECLTYDGEMDYKTYLDFVLALENKKEPAALQYIFKLLDMDNQGYLNVFSLNYFFRAIQDKMKVHCQVPVSFQDVKDEIFDMVKPKDPYKITLQDLVNSCQGDTVTSILIDLNGFWTYENREAPVANDSDSTSTANNDDS, encoded by the exons ATGGCGAAAGAAAATCGGACTGATTGGTCAGATATTTTGAAAAGGAGGTTAGCAAACTCAAACAGAG ATGAAAGAAGtgaagaggaaaagaaatgtGAAGAAATGCAGCTGTTTAGCAAATATTATTCCGAATGGAAGGGCGgaagtgacaaaaacaaatcttacaAGAACATTCCTCGATTCTACTTTAGG AATCTGTGGTTTCTGCTTGAGAAGCAACAGGTGCCTCCAGTGAATAGTGAAGAGGCCATGATCAGCTACGAAGCCTACCTGCAGGTGGGCGACATGGCCGGGCCCAAGTGCAA CAAATTCTTCACAGCGAGAGTATATGCCAAGCTGCTCCACAGCGACCCCTACGGCAGGATCTCTATCATGCAGTTCTTCAATTACGTCATGAGGAAAG TGTGGCTGCATCAGACCCGGATTGGCCTGAGTCTCTATGATGTGGCAGGACAGGGCTACCTCAGAGAGTCT GATCTGGAGAACTATATATTGGAGTTGATCCCAACGCTACCTCAGTTGGATGGACTGGAGAAGTCTTTTTACTCTTTTTATGTCTGCACTGCTGTTcgcaagtttttctttttccttgacCCGCTACGTACTG GAAAGATTAAAATCCAGGACATCTTGGCTTGCAGTTTTCTGGATGATTTATTAGAG TTAAGAGATGAGGAATTGTCTAAAGAGAGTCAGGAGTCCAACTGGTTCTCAGCACCATCAGCTCTCAGAGTCTATG GCCAGTACCTCAACCTGGATAAGGACCACAACGGCATGTTGAGCAAGGAGGAGCTGTCACGCTATGGCACAGCCACCCTCACCTCAGTCTTCCTTGAACGAGTGTTTCAGGAGTGCCTCACTTATGACGGAGAAATG GATTATAAGACTTATTTAGACTTTGTGTTGGCCTTGGAAAACAAGAAAGAGCCAGCAGCACTGCAGTATATTTTTAAGCTTTTAGACATGGACAATCAAGGATACCTCAATGTCTTCTCCCTCAACTATTTCTTCAGG GCCATCCAGGATAAGATGAAAGTGCACTGTCAAGTGCCTGTCTCCTTCCAAGATGTTAAG GATGAGATCTTTGACATGGTGAAGCCTAAAGACCCCTATAAGATCACGCTCCAGGACTTGGTGAACAGTTGCCAGGGTGACACGGTTACCAGCATCCTGATTGACCTCAATGGCTTCTGGACATATGAGAACAGAGAGGCGCCTGTTGCCAATGACAGCGACAGCACCAGCACAGCTAATAATGACGACTCCTAA